DNA from bacterium:
CACAGAGCAAGCAGAAACAGCACAGAGCACAGGGCACAGGGCGGGCAAAAGCGGCACAGAGCACAGGGCACAGAGCAAGCAGAAACAGCACAGAGCAGACAAAAGCGGCACAGAGACCAGGGCGAGCAAAGGCAGGACAGGGCAAAGAGAAGTAGGGCAAGGAAAATGGCGGGATCGTGGGGTACCTGGATAAAGATTAGGGTGCTTTTCCTGGGGGCATTTATTGTTGCTGGAGTCAGCAATGGGGCTGCCCAGTCAGTGGACAACCCCACCATTCGAGTTGCCGAATATGGACTCTTGGCCGAGACCCCATTTTACATGGAAGAGCGCACCAACCACCTTCCCTTCAGGTTGCCTGACAAGACCTGTAACAAGGACGCAGACTGCCGCTGGACCCTGGACGAGACAAGACTCCACCTCAAGATAAAGGCTACCAGGGGAAGAAAAATAGTGCGGGTTACCAAGCAGGTGAACCGTGAGGATGCTGAAACAATTTTTGAGAGCACCGAAGGGGTCGGAGCTCTCATGCAGCCTGTTTTCTTGAGACCCGGCGGGATTCGGCTGCCTTGTCGTCAACCAGGCGAGCCTATGTTCCCGGAGGAGCAGGAGGAGTACCTCACGGTGGAGGCCTTTGAGACCGGTCCAGACCGAGAGGAAAAGGTTGTGGAGCGTTCCACTCAGGTGGTCATAATATACCGATATAGATGTCTCAAGGACCCCACAATGCCTTAAACAATATGGTTACCGCGGGGACCCTTGGGGGGCCCGGATGAAAGCCAAGGAGCATCCAGGCAGGGCAGGGTGGGCCTGGATGACTCATGGGATGCAAGAAAGGGGAGGCACGAGATGGCTTCTGGCATGAGAAGGCCTTGGGGAGTCTTGTGGGTGCTTGTGTTGGGCCTGGCTTTGAGTTTGGCGGCGGGCTGTGGGGACAAGCAGGCCAAGAAAGCCAAGCACATGGAGAAGGGCAATGCTTTCTTGGAGCAGGGCAAACTCACGGAGGCCATAATAGAGTTCAAAAATGCCGTGCAACTGGATCCGGGGGATGGGCAGGCCCAATATGCTCTTGGTCGGGCTTTGTTGCGCAAGGGGTCTGTTACCGAGGCCTTTGGAGCTTTTTCCCAGGCCGTCAAGCTGGATGAAGGTATTCTGGAAGCCCATCTTGGTCTGGGACGCCTCTATCTTCTGGGCAAGGATTCGGCAAAGGCCAGGGAAAGGGCTGAGCTGGTTCTCCAGAAAGACCCTACCAACCTGGAGGCCCACCTTCTCATGGCAGATGCGCTCATGATGGAAGGAAAGCTGGATCAGGCCATAGAATACCAGCAAAAAGGCCTGGAGTTGAAACCGGATCGGCCCGGCACAGGTATCCACCTGGCCACCATGTACCTTCTCAAGGGGGAGCCGGAGAAAGCCGAGGAGGTGCTCTTACAGGAGATCAAGAAAGATCCCAAGTCAGCTTCTCCCAGGCTGGCCCTTGGCCGCATGTACCTCATGACAAGGCGACAGGATCAGGCTGAAAGGACTTTCTTGGAACTTCTGGAGGTGGAACCAGGGAACCTGCCTGCCATAAGGGATCTGGCCAGGCTTTACACGGCCCAGGGCAAGCCCCAGGAAGGGGAAAGGGTTTTTCTGGAGGCCGTGGCCAAAGAGCCCAAACGCTCGGACCTGCGCCTGGCTCTGGGGGATTTCTATGTTGCCTGGGGAAAGACCGATCAGGCCGTTGTACAGTTCAGGGAAGCCAGGGATCTGGACCCCAGGAATCTGGCTGCCCGGGAGCGGCTCGTGGACTACCATCTGGCCCAAAAGGAGTTCCACCAGGCCAGGGTCTATGTGGATGAGATCAAGAAAAGAATTCCCGGGGAACCTGGGGGAGTCATGTTGGAAGGCAGGCTTCTTCTGGCAGAGAGGCGCTACGAGGAGGCCGTGGCAGCACTTCAAAACCTGGTGAAACAGGCCCCCAATCACCCCCAGGCGCATTTCCTCCTGGCTCTGGGCTACCTGGGCAAGGGGGATCTTCAGCAGGGCAAGACAGCCCTGGTAAAGTGCCTGGAGCTGGCTCCTGCTCATCTGCAGGCCAGGGAGCTCCTGGCGGATCTTCACCTTAGAACAGGGGCCCGGGAAGAGGCCCTTGCCGAGGCCCAGCGCCTGGTGGAGACAGCTCCCAAGAACTGGAGGGCCTACCAGATGTTGGCCAGGGCCCAGATGGCCAGGGGGGACTTGAAGAAGGCCAGAAGCGCTCTGGAGGAGATGATCAAGCTGGCGCCAGAGAGATCCTCAGGGCCTTACATGATGGGGCTCATTGCCCTGGCCGAGAAGAAGGAGGATCAGGCTGCCGAGATGTTCGCCAAGGCCCTGGCCCTAGACCCCCAGGACACAGGGGCCCTAAGGATGCTGGTTTCCTACCACCTGAGAAGGGGCGAAGAGGAAAAGGCGAAGAATCTGGTGGAGGAGCATCTTTCCAGATTTCCCCGGCACGCACCCTTCCATCACATAAAAGGAGCGCTTCTGGCGGCCCTGGGGAAAACTCAGGAGGCAGAGGAGAGCTACCGCAAGGCCATGGAAATGGATCCCTTGAAACCCGAGCCCTATATAGCCCTGGCAATGCTCTATGCCAGGGAGGAGCGTCTTGATCAGGCTGCAGCCATGTACGCCAAGGCCTTGGAAAAGGATCCCAAGGCCCTTGCACCCAGAATGGCTCTGGGAGCCATCTACGAAAAGCAAGGCAACAAGGCCAAGGCCAAGGAGACCTATGAGCAGCTCCTGGCTCTGGATCCGGATTTCCCGCCCGCTTTGAACAACCTGGCCTGGATGGAGCTTGAGCAGGGCGGAAACCTGGATCTTGCCCTGAGCATGGCCCAGAGGGCCAAAGAGAGGGCCCCTCAGGAGCCCGCAGTATCTGACACCCTGGGTTGGGCCTATCACCTAAAAGGGCTGCCCACCATGGCCCTTCCTCTGATTCAGGAGGCCCTGGAGAAAATGCCAGAAAACCCAACGGTCCTTTACCACCTGGGGGTGGTGCAGGCCCAGCTGGGCCGTCAGGAAGAAGCCAGGGGGGCTTTGGAAAAGGCCCTAAATGTGGGCCAGAAACAAACCTTTCCGGAAAAGGAGGAGGCAGCCAAGCTCTTGGAGAAACTCTCTGGCCCCCAAACCGGCAGTCCCAGACCTGCCGAAGGCAAGAAGTGATGAATCAGTACCTGGCCGTTATGCGGAAAAAAAATCTGTTGTTGGAATACCCTGAGGCTGTGGAGGTGGTTTGCTCCACGTGGTGATATTCCAGGCCAGCGGTAAGCCACCTGAATATCATGGCATTGAGGGAGGGTCTTACCTGCCAGATGGTCCTCTTCCCGCTGGAGGGAAAGTCGTAATTACCCACACTGCCGTCTAGGCCCACAAACAGGTGCCTGGCAAGATCATAGCGAAAACTCACCCCTGTTGCATAGAATGTTCCGAAGCCCAGATTCTCGGCATCACCATAGCTTTCCGTGTAACCGCCCCTCAGATAACCTCTTCCCTGGAACCTTCTCCAGCGCACCGTGATGGAGGCCTCTCCCTCTGGTTTTCCGTCTGATTTGCCTTCCTCTGGCACCTGGAAGAAGTACCCGGCTCGCACGGCCCCCGAGACCAAGGGACTGAAGGCATGCTCGGCCCCCAAGGCGCCCCTGTAAACCACATAATCAATGCTCTCTTGTGGGGCGAAGTCCCTGTTGGAAAATCCGGCCTGCGCATAAACAGTGGTGTGGGGGCTCAGCCTGTGTTTGAAGGCAAAGCTGCCGTCTTGGCCGTGGAAGTCCGAGGAGGCCACGAATTGGGCCTTGGTATAGCTCAGCTCGTAACTCAGGCCCCACTGGGGCACAAACCAGTGCTCCCCCCTCAGCCCCACCGTGTCTCGGGTGGAATCCCTGGTGGTTTCCTGGTCGTTTCTGTAGATCTCGTTTCTGTAACGCAGGGAAACCCAATCATCCCTGTCGTAGCGCCATTCCAGGACCGGCTGGAAGCTGTTTCTGATATACTGTGAGCGGGTCAGCCTGGTGCCTACCCTGTACTCCGTTGGACCAGGCACCTCATCCGGGGGGGGAGGCTCTTCGGGCAGGAGCACTTCCCTGGGCTCGTCGGAGAGGATGAAGCTGTCCAGAAGGCGCAAGGTCAGGTTCCTCACCAGGGCCTGACGCAGATCCAGGTTGGCCGTGTGGCCCAGGAAGTTGAGGTCCTTGTTTCTGGCATAGAGATTCACGTTTAGATGGTAGTCCAGGGCCATCTGGCCTGTCTTGGTGTCCAACAGGAGCTGCCCGCCAGGGGAGACTGTGGTTATGAAGTCCCTCTGGGGATTCTCAGAGGATAAGTTCAGGTTGTCGTTGTACTGTTCTTGAAGGGTGACATCCAGATGCCATTCTGTTTTAATCTGAGCCGTGGAGACCCAGGGGTGGCAACACAGGCAAAAGAGGCCCAGTGCCAAGAAAGATGAGAACACAAGCCACTTCAGATCATGTTCTTTCTTTTCCCTGGGGGGGACGCCCAATTTTGGATCTCCCGTTTTTTCCCCTCCTGATGGTGCAACTTCCGCCGCAGCATTGTATGATTGAATATCATGCGATGCAAGAGAAAAAGACCAAACTCCGGGCAATTGGCAATGAAAGGGTTGGAAAGTACAGCAGAGGCAGGGACCAAAGAGGCCAGGAACACTGGAGAAAAGGGGGAGGGAAGAATGAAAAAATCTGTGCTGCTCTGGTGGATGGGTGTGGCAAGCTTCCTGGGTTTGTTAGCCATGGTGTATCCTTGCATGGCCCAGCAGAAAACCTCTGGAGGGGTTTCCGAGGATTACATCATTTCCGTGCACGACGTACTGGACATACATGTCTGGAAGGAGCCTGAGCTGAGTAGAGAGGTGGTGGTCAGGGAAGATGGCAAGATATCCATACCCCTGGCCGATGATCTTCAGGCCGCAGGACAGACCCCCGTGGAGCTGAAAAAGAGCATTGCTCAAAAGCTCTCGGATTTTCTGGCCGATCCCCAGGTCACGGTCATAGTCAAGATTCCCAAGAAGTACAAGGTCTTTGTAACCGGAAACGTAACCAGGCCGGGGCAGTACGAATCCCCTCACCCGGTGACGCCCCTGCAGGCCGTGGCCATGGCTGGCGGGCTCAATGAGTGGGCCTCCAGCAAGCTGATAATCCTGAGCATGGAAGGCGGAAAGCCCACCAGGAGGGTGCTCAACTACAAGGAGGTGGTCTCAGGGGAGTCTCTGGAGGAGAACCAGCCACTGAAGTCTGGCGACACGGTCATAGTGCCTTGAGGCACAAGAAAAAAGAGGAGAAAGCTCCATGTTGAATTTGGCTAGAAAGCCCAAGCCCGAAGATTACCTGGCCTTTGTCTGGAGAAGGAAGTGGTTGATCCTCATACCTTTTGTGCTGGTTTCAGGTCTGGGCCTGGCAGTGGTATACCATCTGCCCAAGCTCTACAGATCTACGACCCTCATCATGCTGGTGCCCCAGAGGGTGCCTACGGAGTATATCCGCCCCACGGTCACCACCACCGTGGAGGAACGCCTCCAGAGCATCGCAACCCAGGTGCTAAGCAGGACCAATCTGCAGACCATCATTGATGAGTTCAACCTCTATCCCAAGATGACAGCCAGGTCCTCCAAAGAGGAGGTGCTGGAGTTCATGCGCTCCAACATCGAGATAGAGTTGAAAAGAGGGCAGAAAGGGGGCCCCAGGAAAGAGACCGTTGATGCCTTTGAACTCTCTTTTTCCCACTCAGATCCCAGGACCGCCATGCTGGTCACCAATAGA
Protein-coding regions in this window:
- a CDS encoding tetratricopeptide repeat protein, translated to MASGMRRPWGVLWVLVLGLALSLAAGCGDKQAKKAKHMEKGNAFLEQGKLTEAIIEFKNAVQLDPGDGQAQYALGRALLRKGSVTEAFGAFSQAVKLDEGILEAHLGLGRLYLLGKDSAKARERAELVLQKDPTNLEAHLLMADALMMEGKLDQAIEYQQKGLELKPDRPGTGIHLATMYLLKGEPEKAEEVLLQEIKKDPKSASPRLALGRMYLMTRRQDQAERTFLELLEVEPGNLPAIRDLARLYTAQGKPQEGERVFLEAVAKEPKRSDLRLALGDFYVAWGKTDQAVVQFREARDLDPRNLAARERLVDYHLAQKEFHQARVYVDEIKKRIPGEPGGVMLEGRLLLAERRYEEAVAALQNLVKQAPNHPQAHFLLALGYLGKGDLQQGKTALVKCLELAPAHLQARELLADLHLRTGAREEALAEAQRLVETAPKNWRAYQMLARAQMARGDLKKARSALEEMIKLAPERSSGPYMMGLIALAEKKEDQAAEMFAKALALDPQDTGALRMLVSYHLRRGEEEKAKNLVEEHLSRFPRHAPFHHIKGALLAALGKTQEAEESYRKAMEMDPLKPEPYIALAMLYAREERLDQAAAMYAKALEKDPKALAPRMALGAIYEKQGNKAKAKETYEQLLALDPDFPPALNNLAWMELEQGGNLDLALSMAQRAKERAPQEPAVSDTLGWAYHLKGLPTMALPLIQEALEKMPENPTVLYHLGVVQAQLGRQEEARGALEKALNVGQKQTFPEKEEAAKLLEKLSGPQTGSPRPAEGKK
- a CDS encoding polysaccharide biosynthesis/export family protein gives rise to the protein MKKSVLLWWMGVASFLGLLAMVYPCMAQQKTSGGVSEDYIISVHDVLDIHVWKEPELSREVVVREDGKISIPLADDLQAAGQTPVELKKSIAQKLSDFLADPQVTVIVKIPKKYKVFVTGNVTRPGQYESPHPVTPLQAVAMAGGLNEWASSKLIILSMEGGKPTRRVLNYKEVVSGESLEENQPLKSGDTVIVP